Proteins encoded within one genomic window of Glycine soja cultivar W05 chromosome 1, ASM419377v2, whole genome shotgun sequence:
- the LOC114409746 gene encoding ATP-citrate synthase alpha chain protein 1-like, which translates to MARKKIREYDSKRLLKEHFKRLSGKELPIKSAQITASTDFTELQEKEPWLSSSKLVVKPDMLFGKRGKSGLVALNLDFAQVVSFVKERLGKEVEMSGCKGPITTFIVEPFIPHNEEFYLNIVSERLGNSISFSECGGIEIEDNWDKVKTAFVPTGVSLTSEIVAPLVATLPLEIKGEIEEFLKVVFTLFQDLDFTFLEMNPFTLVDGKPYPLDMRGELDDTAAFKNFKKWGDIEFPLPFGRVMSATESFIHGLDEKTSASLKFTVLNPKGRIWTMVAGGGASVIYADTVGDLGFASELGNYAEYSGAPKEEEVLQYARVVIDCATANPDDQKRALVIGGGIANFTDVAATFSGIIRALKEKESKLKAARMHIFVRRGGPNYQKGLALMRALGEDIGIPIEVYGPEATMTGICKEAIQFITAAA; encoded by the exons ATGGCGCGTAAGAAGATCAGAGAGTATGACTCAAAGAGGTTGTTGAAGGAGCACTTTAAGAGACTTTCTGGCAAGGAGTTGCCGATCAAGTCTGCACAA ATTACTGCATCAACTGATTTCACTGAGCTACAAGAGAAGGAACCCTGGCTTTCATCTTCTAAATTGGTTGTGAAACCTGACATGTTATTTGGAAAGCGTGGCAAAAGTGGTTTGGTTGCCTTAAATTTGGATTTTGCACAAGTTGTTTCGTTTGTGAAGGAGCGTCTTGGAAAAGAG GTTGAGATGAGTGGATGCAAAGGACCCATAACAACTTTCATTGTCGAACCTTTCATCCCACACAATGAAGAGTTTTACCTTAACATTGTCTCCGAGAGACTTGGGAACAGCATAAGCTTTTCAGAATGTGGAGGAATTGAAATTGAAGACAACTGGGATAAG GTTAAGACTGCATTTGTTCCAACAGGAGTGTCTCTTACGTCAGAAATTGTTGCCCCACTTGTTGCAACCCTTCCCTTGGAG ATCAAGGGAGAAATTGAGGAGTTTCTCAAAGTGGTTTTCACTCTGTTTCAAg acCTGGATTTTACTTTCTTAGAGATGAATCCTTTCACATTGGTTGATGGAAAGCCTTATCCTTTGGATATGAGAGGCGAGCTAGATGACACTGCTGCTTTCAAGAACTTCAAGAA ATGGGGAGACATTGAATTTCCACTGCCATTTGGAAGGGTTATGAGTGCCACCGAGTCTTTCATTCATGGATTAGATGAAAAG ACAAGTGCATCCTTAAAATTCACAGTGTTGAACCCAAAGGGCCGAATTTGGACAATGGTAGCTGGGGGAGGTGCTAGTGTCATCTATGCTGATACG GTAGGAGATCTTGGCTTTGCATCTGAGCTTGGAAACTATGCTGAATACAGTGGTGCACCCAAAGAAGAGGAGGTCTTGCAGTACGCCAGAGTTGTAATTGAT TGTGCAACTGCAAACCCTGATGACCAGAAGAGAGCTCTTGTGATAGGAGGAGGCATAGCCAACTTTACTGATGTTGCTGCCACATTTAGTGGTATAATTCGGGCATTGAAGGAGAAG GAGTCAAAATTGAAAGCAGCAAGGATGCACATCTTTGTGAGGAGAGGGGGTCCCAACTACCAGAAGGGTCTAGCTTTGATGCGAGCGCTTGGAGAGGATATTGGCATCCCCATTGAG GTTTATGGACCTGAAGCCACAATGACTGGTATATGCAAAGAGGCAATACAGTTCATTACTGCTGCCGCTTAA
- the LOC114406410 gene encoding heat shock 70 kDa protein 5-like: protein MTNQQANNVDRSASLPSKRHTYCFKVFKYNQKSLLRTLCSTFYKNQKSFTVEVFEGERLNTKDNFFVNKFLLYGFHPLPKGVPQINAIFDVDVNDIVEVHHGRYKHRNKKDHNQQQAQKAEPGRDKKNGDKLKWYKVEYEVPKKKVKVNYAYQMRESASKIEEAVDETID, encoded by the exons ATGACGAATCAACAAGCAAACAACGTGGACAGATCTGCATCACT ACCAAGTAAAAGGCACACCTACTGTTTCAAGGTATTTAAGTACAATCAGAAATCTTTGCTTCGCACCCTCTGTTCTACCTTCTACAAGAATCAGAAATCTTTTACGGTGGAAGTGTTCGAGGGAGAACGACTTAACACAAAGGATAACTTCTTTGTCAACAAGTTTCTCCTCTACGGGTTCCATCCATTACCAAAGGGAGTGCCACAAATCAACGCTATTTTTGATGTGGATGTCAATGACATTGTGGAGGTTCACCATGGAAGATACAAACATAGGAATAAAAAAGATCACAACCAACAACAAGCACAAAAGGCTGAACCCGGAAGAGATAAGAAGAATGGTGACAAACTAAAGTGGTACAAGGTAGAATACGAGGTGCCAAAGAAGAAGGTAAAGGTGAATTACGCTTATCAAATGAGGGAGAGTGCGAGCAAGATTGAAGAAGCAGTGGATGAAACGATAGACTGA